The Accipiter gentilis chromosome 9, bAccGen1.1, whole genome shotgun sequence genome includes a region encoding these proteins:
- the LOC126042718 gene encoding olfactory receptor 14C36-like, with amino-acid sequence MSNSSSITQFLLLAFADTRELQLLHFWLFLGIYLAAILGNGLIIIAVACDHHLHTPMYFFLLNLSLLDLGSISTTVPKSMANSLWDTSDISYAGCTAQVFFFLFLMSVEYFLLTLMAYDRYVAICKPLHYGTLLGGRACANMAAAAWGSGFVYAVLHTANTFSLPLCRGNTIDQFFCEIPQILKLCCSNSYLREFEVLIFSAILALGCFVFIVLSYVQIFRAVLRIPSEQGRHKAFSTCLPHLAVVSLYVSTATFAYLKPPSISSHSLNLVVGVLYSVVPPTVNPLIYSLRNQDLKDAIRKVF; translated from the coding sequence atgtccaacagcagctccatcacccagttcctcctcctggcattcgCAGACacgcgggagctgcagctcttgcacttctggctcttcctgggcatctacctggctgccatCCTGGGCAATGGCCTCATCATCATCGCTGTAGCCTGCGACCATCAcctccacacccccatgtacttcttcctcctcaacctctccctcctcgacctgggctccatctccaccactgtccccaaatccatggccaactccctctgggacaccagcGATATTTCCTATGCAGGATGCACTGctcaggtctttttctttctcttcttgatgTCAGtggagtattttcttctcaccctcatggcctatgaccgctacgttgccatctgcaaacccctgcactacgggaccctcctgggcggCAGAGCTTGTGCcaacatggcagcagctgcctggggcagtggttTTGTCTATGccgtgctgcacactgccaatacattttcactgcCGCTCTGCCGAGGCAATACCATagaccagttcttctgtgaaatcccccagatcctcaagctctgCTGCTCCAACTCATACCTCAGGGAATTTGAGGTTCTTATATTTAGTGCTATCTTAGCTTtgggctgttttgttttcattgtgctgtcctacgtgcagatcttcagggctgtgctcaggatcccctctgagcagggacgccacaaagccttttccacgtGCCTGCCTCACCTGGCCGTGGTCTCCCTGTATGTCAGTACTGCCAcgtttgcctacctgaagcccccctccatctcctcccattCCCTCAATCTGGTGGTAGGAGTTCTGTACTCGGTGGTGCCTCCCACagtgaaccccctcatctacagcttGAGGAACCAAGACCTCAAGGATGCCATTAGGAAAGTCTTTTAA
- the LOC126042857 gene encoding RIMS-binding protein 3A-like, translating into MARGVAGRGPVARSHPLPRRGPAQAPGSLAQKEEQRREREARQAELEEERLRTQELRRCFAAETRELKAALERERQLLAERLQSEWEQRQAQEVRRLQELNQRQRVAETRQLLRWKEAELREGQELLRQACTAAVDQTRDLQRQLAEEMVRPSESGREARSKLQDVLSKLQWETDGYQPARIRHLQNQLQLERRLFLKHILQRFEGELPASPCTAQPEGPPGHQGHQETQSSCSSGSEGPQAPAAPRERPPESRSAGQQTTCKAVADAQLQVPEGQDLVLLKQNSRLRRLLEDLERQQSALEMENRLLKKEGSPEARKEAERLQQISARLAALASRLAERSRQLQATTDCLINTQVPLPLQSPTEELCTASLPQQRGGEMAEPAGALLAQDKQHDFSEKAAEELQAQVAAGEEASGHGSAHSRTGEELEVQLSEVTSENTRLAEENARLRGQMGLTEHVRAENADLKGQLARVAAERDAAIQMKVCLQTQLEEAERKLEAVREMAERSQQLEKELEETKLALQRKEEQGKCLPRAQAEAHGEHQETLQLFRAQLLWYQKLNEQHPQLLQELGWLERERSKRIISRPRQANGAADKESILLAARRKQPAELRAFIARYSYDPFSGPNERPELELPLVAGQYVYVFGDVDEDGWYVGELSDGTRGFVPSNLLEEVSDDGQPDDTGVCPETSDW; encoded by the coding sequence ATGGCGCGGGGCGTTGCGGGCCGGGGGCCGGTGGCGCgcagccaccccctgccccgccggggcccggcgcAAGCCCCCGGCAGCCTCGCGCAGAAGGAGGAGCAGAGGCGGGAGCGGGAAGCGCGACAGGCTGAGCTGGAGGAAGAGCGGCTCCGCACCCAAGAGCTGCGCCGCTGCTTCGCTGCCGAAACCCGGGAGCTGAAGGCGGCCCTGGAGAGGGAGCGGCAGCTCCTGGCGGAGCGGCTCCAATCTGAGTGGGAGCAGCGACAGGCTCAGGAGGTGCGGCGGCTGCAGGAGCTGAACCAGCGGCAGCGGGTGGCAGAGACCCGCCAGCTGCTGCGCTGGAAGGAGGCTGAGCTCCGCGAGGGACAGGAGCTGCTGCGGCAGGCATGTACGGCCGCCGTTGACCAGACGCGGGACCTGCAGCGGCAGCTGGCCGAGGAGATGGTGAGGCCCAGCGAGAGCGGCAGGGAGGCCCGAAGCAAGCTCCAGGACGTCCTCAGCAAGCTCCAGTGGGAGACGGATGGCTACCAGCCCGCCCGCATCCGCCACCTCCAgaaccagctgcagctggagaggagaCTCTTCCTCAAACACATCCTGCAGCGGTTCGAGGGCgagctgcctgcctccccctgcaCGGCCCAGCCCGAAGGCCCTCCTGGGCACCAGGGCCATCAGGAGACGCagagctcctgctcctctggcagCGAAGGGCCCCAGGCCCCGGCGGCACCCCGGGAAAGACCGCCGGAAAGCCGCAGCGCTGGGCAGCAAACAACATGCAAGGCTGTGGCAGATGCTCAGCTCCAGGTGCCAGAGGGGCAAGACCTGGTGCTCCTGAAGCAGAACAGCCGCCTGCGGCGCCTTCTAGAAGACCTGGAGAGGCAACAGAGTGCCCTTGAGATGGAGAACCGCCTCCTGAAAAAGGAAGGCTCTCCAGAAGCGCGCAAGGaggcagagaggctgcagcagatAAGTGCTCGCCTAGCTGCCCTCGCCTCGCGGCTGGCAGAAAGATCCAGGCAACTGCAGGCCACCACTGATTGCCTGATCAATACTCAAGTGCCACTGCCCCTCCAAAGCCCCACTGAGGAACTGTGCACGGCATCGCTTCCTCAGCAGAGGGGTGGAGAAATGGCAGAGCCTGCTGGAGCTCTGCTGGCACAAGACAAGCAGCATGACTTCTCCGAGAAGGCAGCTGAGGAGCTTCAGGCCCAAGTGGCTGCAGGTGAAGAGGCCTCTGGTCATGGGAGCGCCCACAGCCGAACTGGCGAGGAGTTAGAGGTGCAGCTCTCGGAGGTGACAAGTGAAAACACCCGCCTGGCTGAAGAAAATGCTCGCCTCCGTGGGCAGATGGGTTTGACAGAACACGTTCGAGCTGAAAATGCCGACCTGAAAGGGCAACTGGCGCGAGTGGCAGCGGAGCGAGATGCTGCCATCCAAATGAAGGTCTGTCTTCAAACCCAGCTGGAAGAGGCAGAGCGCAAACTGGAAGCCGTgagagaaatggcagaaaggaGTCAACAGCTGGAGAAGGAACTCGAGGAGACAAAGTTAGCGCTCCAGAGGAAAGAAGAGCAAGGCAAGTGTTTGCCGAGGGCTCAGGCAGAAGCACACGGGGAACACCAAGAAACCCTGCAACTCTTTCGAGCCCAGCTGCTTTGGTATCAGAAGCTAAACGAGCAACACCCGCAGCTACTTCAGGAACTTGGGtggctggaaagagaaagatcCAAGCGTATCATTTCCAGGCCGCGCCAGGCTAACGGGGCTGCAGACAAGGAGTCCATCCTCCTGGCGGCTAGGAGAAAACAACCGGCGGAGCTGCGAGCATTCATAGCTCGATACAGCTACGATCCCTTCAGTGGTCCCAACGAGCGGCCTGAACTAGAGCTTCCTCTAGTTGCTGGGCAATACGTGTACGTCTTTGGGGACGTGGATGAAGACGGTTGGTACGTGGGAGAGCTGAGCGACGGCACAAGAGGCTTCGTCCCCTCTAATCTTCTTGAAGAAGTTTCAGATGACGGACAACCTGACGACACCGGAGTCTGTCCGGAGACAAGTGACTGGTAG
- the LOC126042709 gene encoding guanylate-binding protein 1-like, with protein sequence MASETHMPVPVCLIENTPARGLVVRPEALQVLSKITQPVVVVAITGLYRTGKSYLMNRLAGQRRGFSLGSTVQSHTKGIWMWCVPHPCRPGHTLVLLDTEGLGDVEKGDTRNDTWIFVLTILLSSTLIYNSRGTIDQMAMDQLHYVVKLTDHVKLKAGPKESEDELHDSEKFVLFFPTFIWAVRDFTLQLQVDGKEISEDEYLEEALKLKAGSSQETQRYNQPRECIRQFFPDRKCFAFDQPASRKDLVCLEDLQDDEINPEFQQQVEKFCSYVWEKSPPKTVPGGHILTGNQLGKLATTYVETIQSGAVPCLESAVLALAEIENAAAVKEAATLYQDLMAQRAKLPTENVQELLELHSQCEQEALELFMARAFKDDICRFQADLISQVEAVKAKFCKDNEQASYDKCKAALRDLSQDMEKRISDGVYNVSGGYQLFKGDQQALVEKYWELPGKGVKADAVLQEFLQSRKTLAESILNTDRSLTEKDKELKSKQEQHERAEQERAVQRQKEAEERQKLEDQFSSLKNHVLRLRKKLENYCEKQLEEQQKMIRHKSKEEAVLLKDGFHDKATHLHMVTSRLQQEYRHNRNELPAWISIMISILLGLAFVVIRFGILRV encoded by the exons ATGGCGTCTGAAACCCACATGCCGGTGCCTGTCTGCCTCATTGAGAACACCCCGGCGAGGGGGCTGGTGGTCCGGCCGGAGGCTCTGCAGGTGCTGTCAAAGATCACCCAGcccgtggtggtggtggccatCACCGGGCTGTACCGCACCGGCAAGTCCTACCTCATGAACAGGCTGGCTGGTCAGAGGAGAG GTTTCTCCCTGGGCTCCACCGTGCAGTCCCACACCAAAGGTATCTGGATGTGGTGTGTACCTCACCCCTGCCGGCCTGGACACACTCTGGTGCTGCTGGACACTGAAGGGCTGGGCGACGTGGAGAAG GGCGACACCAGGAACGACACATGGATCTTTGTGCTAACCATACTGCTCTCCAGCACCCTGATCTACAACAGCAGAGGCACCATTGACCAGATGGCCATGGACCAGCTGCA CTATGTGGTGAAGCTGACTGACCACGTCAAGTTGAAAGCAGGACCCAAGGAGAGTGAAGATGAACTGCACGATTCAGAAAAATTTGTCCTCTTCTTCCCGACTTTCATCTGGGCTGTCCGGGATTTCACACTGCAGCTTCAGGTGGATGGGAAGGAAATCTCTGAGGACGAATACTTGGAGGAGGCACTGAAGTTAAAGGCTG GTAGCAGCCAGGAGACCCAACGCTACAACCAGCCCCGGGAATGCATCCGCCAGTTCTTTCCAGATCGCAAGTGCTTTGCTTTTGACCAGCCGGCCAGCAGGAAGGACCTGGTCTGCTTGGAGGATCTTCAGGATGATGAGATCAATCCTGAATTCCAGCAGCAGGTGGAGAAATTCTGCAGCTACGTCTGGGAAAAGTCTCCACCTAAGACCGTCCCCGGTGGCCACATCCTAACAGGAAACC agctggggaaaCTGGCAACGACCTACGTGGAGACCATCCAGAGCGGGGCAGTGCCGTGCCTGGAGAGTGCGGTGCTCGCCCTGGCAGAGATTGAGAATGCAGCAGCAGTGAAAGAGGCTGCGACGTTGTACCAGGATCTGATGGCGCAGCGGGCAAAGCTGCCGACAGAGAATgttcaggagctgctggagctgcacagCCAGTGCGAGCAGGAGGCGCTGGAGCTGTTCATGGCACGGGCGTTCAAGGATGACATCTGCCGTTTCCAGGCAGATCTCATA AGCCAGGTAGAGGCAGTCAAGGCAAAGTTCTGCAAGGACAACGAGCAAGCGTCCTATGACAAGTGCAAGGCTGCTCTCAGGGACCTCTCCCAAGACATGGAGAAACGAATCAGTGATGGTGTCTACAATGTGTCAGGGGGCTACCAGCTGTTCAAAGGAGACCAGCAGGCACTGGTGGAGAAATATTGGGAACTGCCTGGCAAGGGGGTGAAG GCTGATGCTGTCCTGCAGGAGTTCCTCCAGAGCAGAAAGACTCTGGCCGAAAGCATCCTCAACACAGACCGCTCCCTGACGGAGAAGGACAAGGAGCTAAAAA GTAAGCAAGAGCAGCATGAGAGAGCTGAGCAGGAGAGGGCGGTCCAGAGGCAGAAGGAGGCTGAAGAGAGACAGAAGTTGGAGGACCAGTTCAGCAGCTTGAAAAACCATGTGCTTCGGCTGAGAAAGAAGCTGGAGAATTACTGtgagaagcagctggaggagcaaCAGAAGATGATCAGACATAAATCAAAG GAGGAGGCTGTGTTGCTCAAAGATGGCTTCCATGATAAAGCCACCCACCTGCACATGGTAACCTCTAGACTGCAGCAGGAATATCGGCACAACAGGAACGAGTTGCCAGCCTGGATCAGCATAATGATATCGATACTGTTAGGCTTGGCATTTGTCGTAATTCGCTTTGGAATACTAAGAGTTTAA